GAGCACGATTTGGAAGTGAGCAAAACCCAGTTGATAAAATCAAACAAGAATCTCGAGATGAAAGAGAGAGTCTATATCGTGGTTAGTGAGTCAGAAAAATACATTGCGCGTCTTCGATTCAATTCGCCTTTCGTCAACTGTAAAATTGCAGACGCAGTCGGAACTGGCGGTGCTGAATAGAAAAATGCAGCAGTGCGTCCAGAATTTAGAAAAGTCCGAGGAGCGACGTTTGTCGGCTCAAGCGAAGCTGACGCAGGCTACGGAAACTGCGGAAGATGCAAAgcggtaaaaatatttatatataacattttttaaattaatattattttgttatattttattaattattataggaaatactttctattatatgataaattatattgatatttattattacaaaagtaataatgttataaaaattaaatttgctaatCCTATTGTCGTTTTTATTGCAAGCACAATTTTAAATGCTGtaatcgtaaaataatacttattcAGCATCTGCAAAGTTCTGGAAAACAGAAGTAAGCAGGACGAAGAAAGGATGGACCAACTGATGGCGCAGTTGAAGGAAGCGAGACTCATCGCCGAGGACGCTGACACGAAATCGGATGAGATTTCTAGAAAATTGGCATTCGTCGAGGACGAACTTGAAGCGGCAGAAGAAAGGGTTAAATCGAGCGAGGCGTACGTATCACAGGCGATTCTCTAAATATAGAACTTGCATTCTTGTCGGCTGAATCCTTTCTCGTCTATTTtcagtttattaaaatgacaatgtttcctatttttatagatattttaccattgcaagaaaacttttcatatatgcatgtaaacattttttaattattatttttgtgtttgtCAAACACGCTAaaactgtttaaaataaattagcaaGCTGACGCACAATGATGTTTTAGAAAAATCCTCGAACGAGAAGATGAGCTATTCATCGTCGGCAATATACTGAAGTCTCTTGAGGTGTctgaagaaaaagtaaaaattctcttatattaattattctgttttcttttgcattccaaaaaataagaaaattaaaagagattgTTTATTGCAGGCTAATCAAAGGGTGGAAGAGTTTAAAGCGCAATTGAAGGAATTAAAAATCAGACTAAAAGTTGCTGAGAAACGTGCTATAACCGCCGAAAAAACAGTCAAGATATTCACGAAAGAAATGGACAAGAGAGAAGGTGATATTATATGCGCTTTTATagattctaaatttttatacatttgtcaaaacaatattcattgttattgataaattatttttcatattttagattatcttttgaaagaaaaggaaaaatacaaatttatctgcGACGATTTGGACTCCACGTTTTCGGAGCTCACGGGTTACTGAAAGAATTCTCGTATAAAACGTTCAATGGATTATCTGTCATCAAGATTTgcattgcataaatataaatgtaatcgCAAATTCTCACCTTTATTGAATTGTCTCATGAGGTTCGCAGAAAATTCACCCCGTGTACTTTACAcgatatcaatttatttaatcgattCTACGATCGACACAATGCATCGAAATGTCGTACCACAGATTTAATacagtttaaatttaatcgcaCAATTTTAATCGTACAACCTCCGATCGCAGAACGGAGAAAAAATTCGCGtgcttttctttatttcacgGAGCTCTCGCGATGACTCTTGCGCGATCTCGCGATTGGACCGCACGTGCGCCGCACTCGCgccttttcctttctttttttttctttctacaaCGACGTTAATCGCGGTTACAATAACAATCGTCCATTTGATTTGTTCACTCGTCCCTATCCGCATCAATGCAGCAATTAAAGTGCATTCTCCGAGTTGCACGGATTATTGCATAAGGTAACGAGAGATGCACCGAGTTATGTCACTGCACCATCCTTCGAGGACCGCAAAATTCGCACAAGTCGCGCTACAACGTAAATCCGATAATCCGACAAAAATATCACACCGAGATCTTAACTTATCgaatccaaaaaaaaaaaaaaaaaaaaaaaaaaatggaaaaactGTGGAATTCAGATGATCTTTGTGAAAAATTGCGTAGTGGAAAATTCGTTGATCGGTTACTCGTGattattgagaatttttttcattcgcTTCTTATACAATTATGAACAACGAAGAGAACTGGTCCCTGAAAGGTTACGATATTGAGATTGACAGAACTCGGTCGGCCCATGATGCAagagaaatgtacaaaaatcgTGTCGACGAAAATGTCCAGCGATCACCGCGCCACGAATCGCGCTTCGTCCTCCCCGAAGACCGCCTTATCGGATTAATCGAACACTACGAGTTTGATTGACGTGCTTCCCTTATATACATTAAACATACGCGTCGTACATGCTGCATGCACGCTCGTCTTGATGCCCGTGTACtccaaatatatgtatttatatacgaATATCTACGGCCTCGTCTTCGTAGTGTCGCGCACAGCTTTCCTTTAGCTCTTATCGGCATTGTTTCACGGTAAACGCGAAACTTTAAAACGTCGCTTACAATATTACGGCAAGATTAGAATTTCACAAGCCTTCCTGgacttctcttttttttcaaaattatcgtCGACGTatagaaagagacagagacaTGCAATGAATTCGGCGCAGTCTCCTTAGTGTTCAAATAAACTAGGAAGTGGAAGTAGACACGTCATCACAGATCCGAATATAAAACACCGTATAGTATACTTAACTATTTAGAGTGACGCTTGTCGGCAGGAGAAACGGGGTCGAACGGTTACGCCGAATACGTCACTTCGATCTCGgtaaaagttacaaaaatgtcttcttcttttttttttattttgttccgGAGAGTAAAGCGATTAAACTTTACATGGTAAATAGTCTGCGAAAATGGCAGTGTTGTGGAAGTATTGGAAGATCACGGCGTGTTAGGACACGcgcgtttaattaattctaacgGCGATTTCGTATTACTTTCGATTTCAGTCTGAGAAGGAGTTTCGCTGGTACGACTTGTcgcgtaataataaaatttggtCGCCTCGGATTACGAAGTCTCAAAGTGCGCGACATTAGAAGAGAGATTTATcagagaaaaggagagagaatATTCACTCGCGGTTCTCCTTCGAGCGCCTCGGCTGAAATTTACACAGCGGAAAACGAGATCGCCACGATCAGTCTCGCGCTCGATTTCTCCGATCGTATCGCGCTCCGCGCACAGGAAAACGTTCTACATAGAAGTCTTAGGATTAATAACGGACTTAAAGTAATCAACGGTGCTATTCGTacgtatatataaactttacaaCGCAACAGAGCCCAACAATCCGCATTTGGTGTCCGTGTTTTCTCCTTTACAATCCTTTACGTTATTTTATCCCGATCCTAATAACATGCGTACATCGAACATAGACGAGTAATTTTCAAGGTGGCGAGAGCTGCTTCGTATATTTTCAGggaataaattatgttaatgagataactaataattttcgagaCTATCTCaagtgtattttaataaaaattaaaagttgtgATCTTAGTGGTAAGCTAGAATGCATAAATagcattgaaataaatattatgaaaatgacACGATAAAATTCGTGTGAATAGAAGGCGGTATTTTTCGGAAGGCGGAAGCAGATGCAGCCTGCCACCTCTTTTGTTCATGATACGCGAAGGACTCTCCCGTGCTCTGTTCGTACGATTAAGTCTTTGGTCTCGAATGGATCGCCCGCCGACGAACGACTCGCAGCGGTCTGAGCAAATTGTCGTTTTGGCACGCATTCGCATATGCGATTCGACGATCATCCACACATTCGGACTCACTCACGCACACTACGCACTCCACGCACGTGTATTATCTTGCGTCATATCGGAGGCAAGGAAGAGGAGACGcacgtatttttaaatactttcgACTAGCTCTCTCGGCTCGATCAACAAAGAAATACGTTCACAGAAGAACAGTTCCACGTCTTGCGTTTTCTCACGTTATAAAAAGCTGATATctgtaagaaaaatgtaaaaaaaaattccttattataaattatgttacgTCGAACGagttatgataataatttcatcaaAAAATACTAAGAATTCTAGATTCTTTtggaaacaaatttctttttatttttaactcgATGTACTCGGTCTGTTCTTCTGTACTCGCTCATCGTTGCCTCAAGCCCTCCCGCGATTTTACCTATGCACGCCTCTCCCTATCGATCATCGTTAACGAGTAGAATGTAATTTATCTATCATCGACAGAGACGTGTATGTGCCCGTGGCAGTCGAGCGGCTGTACGAGTGGCCACGAGGAAATCCTCGACGAGACACGAAGGAAAGAGATTTATCAATTTACCTAATCTTTGGCCCACGGGGGTTGAGAGAGGGAACgaaaggggggggggtggCTACCGTGGGGAAGTAATACCGCGCCGGGAGGGACAGATTAGACGGCGATGGAGTAATCCGAGGAGGGATTATTTTGAGTGCTCGGCCGCGACCACAGAGAGCTCCTCAGACCCAGTTTCAGCTTCTTCAGTGAGTCAATGTCGCACTCGGCCTCGCTGAGCTCCGGTCGGTCCCCGTTTCCCGGCGTGGGCACAACCGCCCCCTGATTGCCGACGAATGCGGTCTCCGCGACCGAGATCGGCGGCAGTAGCGTTCGTAGAGAGCTCCTGCTGGGAACATGCCATCTTACGAGACAGCCAAGAGAAACGAGACTTACTGCTGGATGTTGCGAATAAGCGTTTTGCGATGAGGAATAATCGAGCAATTAGGTGCCACAAGGTATttcatgaatttaatttaataataaatcgttattgtattaataattttagcaGATAACTTGTCACTTCTGATatcgaaattaaataaagaaaatgtaaacttGACAAATATGGCACAGAACTActcaatttgtattttatttttgtatgctTTGACGCAGtatgaaattttcaagaaaactgCAAATTGAAGAATTATGGCACCTAGTGATAATGATTTGTATCTGCTATTTGTATCATTACCTTGATCGCCCCCTTCGTGGCAGTGACTTCTGTTCGGACATGGGAGAAATGTCCGAAGATGTGCTCGACGTACCGTGATAGATAAAGTCCGAAACCGCGCGAACTAAAACaagaatttgttgaaaaacgagttaaagattttaataaaatttgaaacatacTATGTTTCAATTTGCCAGCGTCCAGTTGATTCGACGATTCCGTGCGCGAGCTTATCAGTTGATCCGGGTCAGACTCGCTCTCGTCGCTCTCGACATCGCCCGGGGTTTGCTGCTTTCTCTGCTGTCGCCTTCTCGATGAAACACTCTTCATGCTCTGCACAAATTGAATTATTGTGCCAACCGTGATGGGATTtataacacaattattttgatttttattttaaattacattgaattttttattcttatttttaatcagcaaatatttatataaaataattatattgacatgctatattattcaaaatttgtaatgttttaaaatggaTCAAAATAATTGATGATGATGATTTTAGGAAAtggaaaatgtgaaatttaccGTCGCCGCTGGTGGAGGGCTTGCGCATCCTTCGGTCATGGCGTGTTCGTGATACATGAAGCTGTGAAGAAGAGTGTTGTTCGGGTGAAGACCGGCCGCCGTGGCCTCCGCCGCGCCTCCCAGTCCTCCCAATGCGCCCAACCCTGCCAGGCTTCCCCCGCCACCCTCCGAAAGCTGGAACGTAGCGTACGGCGAAATGTCCTCCGCTGTCTCTGTAACCCACCAGAGGCATTGCCTACCTTTCAAATCGCGTCGGGCTAACTGTTTCAGTCGTCCATCTATTTCGAGCAAAATCGCAAACATAGGTAtacaaaaatttgcttttattttcaacttaataatcatttttttaagggagaaatcatttttaaaaaaattggttcaaaaataataataattcgcttaattctttacatatttttttaaaaacacttTCTCTTACAGCTTCAAAGAATTTGGTTTTACTGTTGAGCGGCCGGCTCTTACCTGCGCAACAGTAATTATAATACCAAACCTGGCGATTGTCCGTATCATAACAAAGGTTCACCTGGAATCTTGTCAGGTCCTGCACCTGTATTTGCAGCTTGTTGCAGGGCCACTTTGTGTATCGTGGCGTAGTAACGCTCCCGCTGCGTCTCAGCATTCTGTTGATTTTCTTGCGACTCCTTCATTGGTCGTTGCACTTGGCCTCCTAAATACCCTGGCAAATGCATCTCTTCGTTAATTcttctgattttatttttttcatatattaaaaaaaaatatttaaaaatatatttacacagTACTgctaacaaaattgttttaaattgaataaaagatataaggttgaaaaatatctttacgttataaaaatatgttttatgagaaaacattgagatataataattgcataaaatggACTCACTGTTTCTCCAGCGTATAGCGACGATTACCGCTGCGGCGACTAACGCGGCAGTCGCAATGATCAACGGCAGCATCACCTTGATGTCCGAGTAAAACGGCATGGTCGACGTCATCCCGCGCTTCGATAGTCCTGGGGGCGGTGTTTCTGTAAGGTTACAGAAACACAGCGCTTTTGGATATAAGTGTCTATGTAGCAGTTTTATTGGATGGCGCGGACGCATCTTCAATCATTCGAGATTTTCCAATAAAACTTGTATTATTCTTATACTAGTGTTTTCCTTATACAATGAATCATTTCGATCTCATCTTCAAACTTACCACCCTCCTTCGTCAATGTCACAAATGTGAACTCCGCTTGATTGCTACCGGCCACGTTATGAGCCTCGACCTTGAGCTGATAGACCGAGCTGGGTGTTAAGTTCGTCACGACGAATCGTCGTTGCATTTTCACATTGTTCGACACCAAAGTCCAGTGGAATTCATTTATCGGCCTGTACTgaatgacaaaatatttgatgGGGCACCCGTTATCAGGCCAGACGTGTAATCGAAGCACCAGAGTGGTGGAATTCGGGCTGAGGAAGGCAGCTGATGGTGGAATCCCCGGAGCTTGACCCTGAGTTCGAACCGACAGCACCGGGGACGATGGACTGCTGCCGATTTTGTTGTGCGATGTTAAATACAATTGATATGTGTTGCCGCATAGGAGTCCCTgttaagaaattacaattattacttattgttCGCAATAAATCTAGACgagtaaaaattgttaaagcaTCTTTAAAgattacacttttattttttaataaaatggcaattcatttattaaaatacgtcTATTTCTAAAGTCgtgctttaattttaattgtttgtcgagattttattatcatatttgttatgttataattatctGCTTAGAGACATTAATGttttttcaagagaaattattattgcaaattaatctGAGATATGTCTACCTTCAGTTCGTGACTGGTAGCGTGCCGAGATAACTGTAACTCATCGAGAGTACCGTGACTAGTTCGATAATACAACGTGTAGCCCGTCAACGGTGCACCGCCGTTGTGCTCGGATTTCCAATGCAATAACACACTGCTTGACGTAGAGCTGGTTACGTACAATACGGGAGCACTGGGCGGAACTGCAACAGTCGATGTTATTCTAGACTGCATCAATATTCCGCTAGTCGCGAAAATTGAATCTACGTAGTGAATTGATTTTGCGATTAGCTGTTATTAAAATCTGTTTAGCAGAATATCAGCATCGTAATTATGTATCAATAATTACATCACAATAATATCGCAAGTAAATTAGTGCATAATTGTTTTACTATCGTAATATGTACGTACagtattttcttgtaaaatttctgaataaaatttgtctttCATTAAAATGGGATGCctcgcaaataaaaaaaagagaacaaagCATTCTTCGCAAAAGATTACCTTGCACCGTGAGAGTGTAATGCAGTTTGTCGCTGCCTTGAGAATTTTCCACCTGGCAGGTGTAATTTCCGCTATCTTGCGATTGCAGATTCGATAACACCAGTTCGCCGGTCGTCAAGATCTGCACGTTTCTCGCGGAATCGGTGCGTATCTGCTCCGTATTACCCTTGTACCACTCTCTCGTCGGATCGCCGACCGCATTGCAGGCCAAAGTGGCCGAGCCCCGCCACGGACGCACAACATGCCCGCCGAAGGATGTGATCCTGGCTGGCACTCGATTTGTCGGCACCTGCGCCGCCACCCTCGAACTCTGACCCTCGCCTACGCGAGTACTCCCGGTCACCCAGAATTGGTATTCAACGTGCTGTTGCAAGTCGGTCGCTTCGAAATACGTGCTTGTTGCTGGCAACGTCTTTTTGCCGTGATTAAGTTCCTCCCGTCCGTCCACGACtctgcaaaattttgttttttttttttttttatctttacaaaaatttgataagaatttatttccatGGAGATATTAAATTGCGAGAGTGGCATTTTGGTCGAGTAGATACGAGGCAGACGAGATAatacaaatttgatttttattaccttgtataaagattatattttgtgATAACTCCGTTCGGTTCGAGTGGCGGCAGCCACGAGATGAAAAGAGCTTGCGGCGAGCTCACGACGACTTTGATATCAGCCGGGCTGCCTGgcactaaaaataaaaaaagaatgcttTGTTAAAGTTCTATCAAAAAAGATTAACTTCTGAGTTATCTAATAGTAAATCACCATCTTCCTCCGTCTGACAGTAAATCGTTGCGGACGGTACACCATCGCCAACTCTAGTATAAGCCAAAACTTGGATGGTGTAATTAGTGTACCGTCTGAGCCCAGTCAGAACTGTCGTTAGAGCGCTTGTTTTACGCACCTATAATtgcggaaataattaattacaattataagaGCACACGAAAACAACGATCGATTTGGGAGAATAATCACCTCCATCTCATCCACCACTCGCCACGCATCCGCCAAAATCGGTTCGTAATTCAATTTGTAGCCTTGAATAATGCCGTTGCTGTGCGTGTTAGACGGAGGTTGCCAGGACACTTGCAAGGACTGAGAAGTGAGCGCAGCGCACCTCACATCGTCCGGTGGCATACTCGGAACTACAAACAGTCGTTTTTGGACAAttgttgcatttaaaaaatttatcttagaaacaataaaagggaaagatttaaaagaaacaattaaaaattcaagacATTCAGTAATCACCGTCTTCCAAGGTTTGCGTAAGCAATGGCTCGCACAGTGGTCCTGGCCCGACCTGATTATAAGCTTGAACGACGAGGGTGTACCTAGTGTAGGGCCTGAGACCTGTCAGCCGAAGTTCCCCGCCGCCTTCTTCTCCGTCGCCCGACACAGAGCTGTAGTTGTACGACGGGTTGTTCGAGCTGAAATAATTGCAGCCTGATTACGATGCTCATTCTTCTtattctttgtttttattttattttttcagatgCATTggattaatcttattaaaagttatatttaattgcatttagaTTAGTCGCTTTTTAATAgcattacacattttatacaattaatctTCTTCACGTCGATGTCGTATTACCTCGTTTCTCTGTAACCGACGTTGAAGCCCTGTATGTCACCGTGACGAAGTTCCGGCAACGGCGGCGACCAAGTGACGAGAATCTCGGACGAGGAGAGAGCTCTAGCCGCGAGATTCATCGGTGGACCGGCTGGCCTCTGCGGTTCGGTCTTGACAACGAGTTCCGGTGAAGGGACAGATCGACCGGCCGGGCCTTCCGCTATTACGCGTATAGTATACCGCGTGGCAGGTTTTAAATCGTCAATCAATGCCGCATACGGCAAGGGCGGCCCAGTGAACTCTTGCTGTTGCCATATCCCGCCTAGCAGTTTCGATTTCAAGACGTGGagattttatttagatatattttacattgcagAAAACGATTTTTTATGGAAAGATAAAGTAAAGTTTTAAGAAATTCATcggaagaatttgaaaaagaagtataagaatataaaatatatttttcaacgttaggattattttgttacacagataacgttattattatgtggataaaaaaattgtgctctcaacaaaatggaaattaatCAGCAGTGCCTTCTCTTTAAGACGAGTTTCACATTACATCCATTTAACGTAGTTAATTGACTTTACCTTCGCCCTCTTTGTACTGAAGAATATATTTGGTGACCTCACTGGTGTCCTGTGACTTATGCTGCCACTTAACGTTAATACTACGACTCGCCACCATGGCAGTTTCTAGAGCACTTGGCGGTTGTGGCGGTTCTAAAACGTGTGGAATTCGATATTAATGCACTTCGCATgtcgatatataatatatatacatatatatatatatatatatatatacatgcataCGTGCATATAGCGCAAGAGTATCGCATTCGGAATTCAATTATTCTATATCGAGGGCGAATTGACCTATAAATCCTCTGTACCGTACCTTGCACGAGGAGTTGCACCAACTGCTGATCGCGGCCGTAAAGATTGTTCGCCTGACAAAAGTACGCACCGCTGTCGGCGGCTTCCGCCGACGAGATTTGCAATTGCGCGATGACACCGTCCGGCGTTACTTCTTGCTTCACTGCGACGCTTCATAGTGGATTCGTAAAGGTTCATTAAAAGCTTTGTGAAGAGCACaactatgaaatattcatGTGCCATCGCACCGCTAGCGGTATgctaatattttagataaaaactCCCTTTGAACAACTCGTTTCGATATTCTCTCCTTAATAAACGGATAAACGGATTATATTTGTTGGAAACGTAAAACTGTCCCCCTTCATCTAGTATAAGtgatacatttattatcaCGCTTTTACCAATACAATGTTATCCGCAAAACACTCGGCTCTGTATTATGTATTGTCTcggtttaaaaataaagcaagTATCGCTCTTTCCACTGCGATCTCACACTCGCAAATGTGGACtggaaattttttctcgtccatttaaaaattctatcaatATTGACCCTCTAGATATGATGCTTTCGTATCATCCATAAGCGAGTGTACTTTATATGCCTGCGTAGATTATCAGTTCGAAATGCATTAGTAATACCCTAATCGTTGTATCTCGCTTGCTAAAATTCGTTCGACTGATTTATTGGGAATAATATACCGCTCGCAACAAATACGGTACACTGAACGACATGATAATTTAACGAGATTTGCAGCGTGACAGAGATTTTGCGCTGtgcgttttaattaattcattcattTCACTCGCGCGTATCGATTATCGCGTCCGCCGCTGAACCCTGTTCGATGATTCTATGTACGGTTAATCTCGACTTACCGATAATTCGTCGAGGGATTCAGCTCGCTTTTGCCGCCTTTCAGCCAGGTAACGGTAACCGGCTTATCGCCGTGTACCTCGCAGTGTAACGTCGCCGTATC
Above is a genomic segment from Linepithema humile isolate Giens D197 chromosome 6, Lhum_UNIL_v1.0, whole genome shotgun sequence containing:
- the Dscam2 gene encoding cell adhesion molecule Dscam2 isoform X7, which produces MLARCLIFAGAAAVVTSTGGHSFDAHLRGPSFMLEPPSRIEFSNSSGAWLDCTASGSPPPNIDWSTADGHTVNDVSGVRRVLRNGTLVLLPFPAAAYRQDVHSAAYRCVASNSVGKVLSRDVQVRAVVAQAYKVDVEVTGGASRGCTAILRCIIPSYVKDLVRVVSWLHEPSSYIYPSLQGDGKFHLLPTGELLVHSLEFSDQLSGYRCRTMHRLTRQVVVSSMANIRIADHRGVMPPVILENSGVVHVAQDESTSLVCVAQACPSPEYRWYAQTGAEPMLVLSGPRTRLLGSVLSIEAVTLEDSGVYRCSASNPGGEASAEIRLIVTAPLHVEVTPPLLSVHLGGNAEFRCEVGTHPQAGPHFITWYKDGRQLPGTGRQSELLRLNGIGREDRGMYQCIVRRSEGDTAQASAELQLGDAPPVLLYSFIEQTLQPGPAVSLKCSAAGNPTPQVSWALDGFPLPTNGRFVIGQYVTVHGDVISHVNISHVMVEDGGEYSCTAENRAGKVTHAARLNVYGLPYIRLIPKVTAVAGETLRLKCPVAGYPIEEIKWERANRELPDDLRQKVLPDGTLQISSVQKKGDAGVYTCWARNKQGHSARRSGDVAVIVPPKISPFTADRDLHLGERTTLTCSVTRGDLPLSITWLKDGRSMGPSERVTVTNMDQYNSILMIESLSPDHNGNYSCVARNVAAEVSHTQRLVVHVPPRWIVEPTDVSVERNRHVALHCQAQGVPTPSIVWKKATGSKAGDYEELRERTYTKILSNGTLLLQHVKEDREGFYLCHASNGIGSGLGKVVQLKVNSSPYFAAPSRLVTVKKGDTATLHCEVHGDKPVTVTWLKGGKSELNPSTNYRVAVKQEVTPDGVIAQLQISSAEAADSGAYFCQANNLYGRDQQLVQLLVQEPPQPPSALETAMVASRSINVKWQHKSQDTSEVTKYILQYKEGEGGIWQQQEFTGPPLPYAALIDDLKPATRYTIRVIAEGPAGRSVPSPELVVKTEPQRPAGPPMNLAARALSSSEILVTWSPPLPELRHGDIQGFNVGYRETSSNNPSYNYSSVSGDGEEGGGELRLTGLRPYTRYTLVVQAYNQVGPGPLCEPLLTQTLEDVPSMPPDDVRCAALTSQSLQVSWQPPSNTHSNGIIQGYKLNYEPILADAWRVVDEMEVRKTSALTTVLTGLRRYTNYTIQVLAYTRVGDGVPSATIYCQTEEDVPGSPADIKVVVSSPQALFISWLPPLEPNGVITKYNLYTRVVDGREELNHGKKTLPATSTYFEATDLQQHVEYQFWVTGSTRVGEGQSSRVAAQVPTNRVPARITSFGGHVVRPWRGSATLACNAVGDPTREWYKGNTEQIRTDSARNVQILTTGELVLSNLQSQDSGNYTCQVENSQGSDKLHYTLTVQVPPSAPVLYVTSSTSSSVLLHWKSEHNGGAPLTGYTLYYRTSHGTLDELQLSRHATSHELKGLLCGNTYQLYLTSHNKIGSSPSSPVLSVRTQGQAPGIPPSAAFLSPNSTTLVLRLHVWPDNGCPIKYFVIQYRPINEFHWTLVSNNVKMQRRFVVTNLTPSSVYQLKVEAHNVAGSNQAEFTFVTLTKEGGLSKRGMTSTMPFYSDIKVMLPLIIATAALVAAAVIVAIRWRNRYLGGQVQRPMKESQENQQNAETQRERYYATIHKVALQQAANTGAGPDKIPETAEDISPYATFQLSEGGGGSLAGLGALGGLGGAAEATAAGLHPNNTLLHSFMYHEHAMTEGCASPPPAATSMKSVSSRRRQQRKQQTPGDVESDESESDPDQLISSRTESSNQLDAGKLKHIRAVSDFIYHGTSSTSSDISPMSEQKSLPRRGRSRWHVPSRSSLRTLLPPISVAETAFVGNQGAVVPTPGNGDRPELSEAECDIDSLKKLKLGLRSSLWSRPSTQNNPSSDYSIAV
- the Dscam2 gene encoding cell adhesion molecule Dscam2 isoform X2 gives rise to the protein MLARCLIFAGAAAVVTSTGGHSFDAHLRGPSFMLEPPSRIEFSNSSGAWLDCTASGSPPPNIDWSTADGHTVNDVSGVRRVLRNGTLVLLPFPAAAYRQDVHSAAYRCVASNSVGKVLSRDVQVRAVVAQAYKVDVEVTGGASRGCTAILRCIIPSYVKDLVRVVSWLHEPSSYIYPSLQGDGKFHLLPTGELLVHSLEFSDQLSGYRCRTMHRLTRQVVVSSMANIRIADHRGVMPPVILENSGVVHVAQDESTSLVCVAQACPSPEYRWYAQTGAEPMLVLSGPRTRLLGSVLSIEAVTLEDSGVYRCSASNPGGEASAEIRLIVTAPLHVEVTPPLLSVHLGGNAEFRCEVGTHPQAGPHFITWYKDGRQLPGTGRQSELLRLNGIGREDRGMYQCIVRRSEGDTAQASAELQLGDAPPVLLYSFIEQTLQPGPAVSLKCSAAGNPTPQVSWALDGFPLPTNGRFVIGQYVTVHGDVISHVNISHVMVEDGGEYSCTAENRAGKVTHAARLNVYGLPYIRLIPKVTAVAGETLRLKCPVAGYPIEEIKWERANRELPDDLRQKVLPDGTLQISSVQKKGDAGVYTCWARNKQGHSARRSGDVAVIVPPKISPFTADRDLHLGERTTLTCSVTRGDLPLSITWLKDGRSMGPSERVTVTNMDQYNSILMIESLSPDHNGNYSCVARNVAAEVSHTQRLVVHVPPRWIVEPTDVSVERNRHVALHCQAQGVPTPSIVWKKATGSKAGDYEELRERTYTKILSNGTLLLQHVKEDREGFYLCHASNGIGSGLGKVVQLKVNSSPYFAAPSRLVTVKKGDTATLHCEVHGDKPVTVTWLKGGKSELNPSTNYRVAVKQEVTPDGVIAQLQISSAEAADSGAYFCQANNLYGRDQQLVQLLVQEPPQPPSALETAMVASRSINVKWQHKSQDTSEVTKYILQYKEGEGGIWQQQEFTGPPLPYAALIDDLKPATRYTIRVIAEGPAGRSVPSPELVVKTEPQRPAGPPMNLAARALSSSEILVTWSPPLPELRHGDIQGFNVGYRETSSNNPSYNYSSVSGDGEEGGGELRLTGLRPYTRYTLVVQAYNQVGPGPLCEPLLTQTLEDVPSMPPDDVRCAALTSQSLQVSWQPPSNTHSNGIIQGYKLNYEPILADAWRVVDEMEVRKTSALTTVLTGLRRYTNYTIQVLAYTRVGDGVPSATIYCQTEEDVPGSPADIKVVVSSPQALFISWLPPLEPNGVITKYNLYTRVVDGREELNHGKKTLPATSTYFEATDLQQHVEYQFWVTGSTRVGEGQSSRVAAQVPTNRVPARITSFGGHVVRPWRGSATLACNAVGDPTREWYKGNTEQIRTDSARNVQILTTGELVLSNLQSQDSGNYTCQVENSQGSDKLHYTLTVQVPPSAPVLYVTSSTSSSVLLHWKSEHNGGAPLTGYTLYYRTSHGTLDELQLSRHATSHELKGLLCGNTYQLYLTSHNKIGSSPSSPVLSVRTQGQAPGIPPSAAFLSPNSTTLVLRLHVWPDNGCPIKYFVIQYRPINEFHWTLVSNNVKMQRRFVVTNLTPSSVYQLKVEAHNVAGSNQAEFTFVTLTKEGETPPPGLSKRGMTSTMPFYSDIKVMLPLIIATAALVAAAVIVAIRWRNRYLGGQVQRPMKESQENQQNAETQRERYYATIHKVALQQAANTGAGPDKIPDGRLKQLARRDLKGRQCLWWVTETAEDISPYATFQLSEGGGGSLAGLGALGGLGGAAEATAAGLHPNNTLLHSFMYHEHAMTEGCASPPPAATSMKSVSSRRRQQRKQQTPGDVESDESESDPDQLISSRTESSNQLDAGKLKHIRAVSDFIYHGTSSTSSDISPMSEQKSLPRRGRSRWHVPSRSSLRTLLPPISVAETAFVGNQGAVVPTPGNGDRPELSEAECDIDSLKKLKLGLRSSLWSRPSTQNNPSSDYSIAV